One Pleurocapsa sp. PCC 7327 DNA segment encodes these proteins:
- the mutY gene encoding A/G-specific adenine glycosylase: MVIRYSSFAISSPITELRRSLLEWYGRQGRDLPWRHQSDPYTIWVSEIMLQQTQVKTVIPYYQRWLDRFPTIKDLAVADLQTVLKAWEGLGYYARARNLHKAAGQIVRDYNGVFPQRLDEVLTLAGIGRTTAGSILSAAFNQPWSILDGNVKRVLSRLVALPVPPARAIEQLWQLSDTLIDPQHPRDFNQALMDLGAIVCTRSRPSCDRCPWMPYCQAYSQGMQAQLPMRESSSPLPHKRIGVAVIRNDEGLILIDRRPANGLLGGLWEFPGGKIEPNETVEDCIRREILEEIGIDIEVEDHLISIDHAYTHFRVTLIVHYCRYLGGEPKPIQCEEIRWVTLEEIDRFPFPKANTKIIEALRGKN; encoded by the coding sequence TTGGTCATTCGTTATTCCTCATTTGCCATTAGTTCGCCAATAACTGAACTGAGGCGATCGCTGCTTGAGTGGTACGGACGACAGGGACGGGATTTACCCTGGCGCCATCAAAGCGATCCTTATACTATATGGGTTTCGGAGATTATGCTCCAACAAACTCAGGTTAAGACTGTCATTCCCTACTATCAACGGTGGCTAGATCGATTTCCTACCATTAAAGACCTTGCAGTCGCCGATCTGCAAACCGTTCTCAAAGCTTGGGAAGGCTTAGGATACTATGCTCGCGCCCGCAATCTCCACAAAGCGGCAGGGCAAATCGTGCGAGACTATAATGGAGTCTTTCCCCAACGGCTAGACGAGGTTTTAACTCTAGCTGGAATCGGTCGCACTACAGCAGGCAGCATTCTCAGTGCTGCTTTTAACCAGCCTTGGTCTATTTTGGATGGCAATGTCAAGCGAGTGTTATCTCGCTTAGTTGCTTTACCCGTGCCGCCTGCTAGGGCAATTGAGCAATTGTGGCAGTTGTCGGATACGCTAATCGATCCCCAGCATCCGAGAGATTTCAACCAAGCTTTAATGGATTTAGGGGCAATAGTTTGTACGCGATCGCGTCCCAGTTGCGATCGATGCCCGTGGATGCCATACTGTCAGGCGTATAGTCAAGGCATGCAAGCTCAACTCCCCATGCGCGAAAGTTCTTCTCCCCTCCCTCATAAACGAATTGGTGTCGCCGTTATCCGCAATGACGAGGGACTGATTTTAATTGATCGCAGACCTGCTAATGGATTGCTGGGAGGATTGTGGGAATTTCCTGGCGGCAAAATCGAACCCAATGAAACCGTCGAAGACTGTATCCGGCGCGAAATCTTAGAAGAAATCGGCATCGATATCGAAGTCGAAGACCATCTCATCAGCATCGATCATGCCTACACCCATTTTCGGGTGACTCTAATCGTTCACTATTGCCGCTATTTAGGAGGCGAACCAAAACCCATTCAATGCGAAGAAATTCGCTGGGTAACATTAGAAGAAATCGATCGCTTTCCCTTTCCGAAAGCCAATACCAAAATTATCGAGGCTTTACGAGGAAAAAATTAA
- a CDS encoding DUF760 domain-containing protein, giving the protein MNNELNRSQNLFGSERESGEGLWQYVQSLTPETIARLSRPDSPEVLQVMERSIIGLLGNLPSENFDITISTSKENLGRLLASAMMSGYFLRNAEQRMNLEKSIKALNSSLPEQEQE; this is encoded by the coding sequence GTGAACAACGAATTAAATCGTTCTCAAAATTTATTTGGTAGCGAAAGGGAGTCGGGAGAAGGATTGTGGCAATACGTTCAATCTCTAACTCCAGAAACAATAGCTCGCCTTTCTAGACCGGATTCTCCTGAAGTTCTTCAAGTGATGGAACGCAGTATTATTGGCTTGTTAGGAAATCTGCCTTCAGAAAACTTTGACATTACCATTAGTACTAGCAAGGAAAACTTAGGACGGTTGTTAGCCTCGGCGATGATGAGTGGATATTTCCTACGAAATGCGGAACAAAGAATGAATCTTGAGAAGTCTATTAAAGCTCTCAACAGCTCCCTCCCAGAACAGGAACAGGAATAA
- a CDS encoding D-alanyl-D-alanine carboxypeptidase translates to MLETIGFALGGLLMDILGQKPATSMTATALSVAWQEAKVFDIPTQPDPMVETIVKDYLKRLASLGYSKDRQGVWIQSEWAELARHQDSIPASAASLTKIATTIAALETWDLNHRFETRIYQTGVIHNGILEGDLLVEGSGDPLFVWEEAIAIGNALNELGIRQIKGNLIVTSNFKMNFQSDPRKSGELFKQGLDSRRWSSEVQKQYQTLPKGTLRPQIAIAGTIQVQPSIPDTAQLLLRHQSLTLTQLLKQMNIYSNNVMAEMLGETIGGAAVVSQIAAKAAHVSPEEIRLINTSGLGVDNQISPRAASKMLIALDRKLDSQPISISDLFPLSGRDRHGTMQWRAIPSGVAIKTGTLAQVSALAGVIPTKERGLVWFAIINHGNNIERLRAEQDRLLQNLSQHWQIIPATTTIGTDNAYLGDPSRNLKVKG, encoded by the coding sequence ATGCTGGAAACCATCGGTTTCGCACTAGGCGGTTTGCTGATGGACATACTAGGACAAAAACCTGCAACGAGTATGACGGCAACAGCATTATCAGTAGCGTGGCAAGAAGCAAAGGTTTTTGACATTCCTACTCAGCCAGATCCCATGGTAGAGACAATCGTTAAAGATTATCTAAAAAGGTTAGCCTCTCTAGGCTACTCTAAAGATCGACAGGGAGTTTGGATACAGTCGGAATGGGCAGAATTAGCACGACACCAAGATAGTATCCCTGCATCGGCAGCGTCTCTGACCAAAATTGCTACGACGATCGCGGCGTTAGAAACTTGGGATCTCAACCATCGATTTGAAACTCGTATTTATCAAACGGGCGTTATTCATAATGGAATTTTAGAAGGGGATTTGCTCGTTGAGGGAAGTGGCGATCCGTTGTTTGTCTGGGAGGAAGCGATCGCGATCGGCAATGCACTCAACGAACTCGGAATTCGACAAATCAAAGGTAATTTAATTGTTACGAGCAATTTTAAAATGAATTTTCAGTCCGATCCTCGAAAATCGGGCGAACTCTTTAAACAGGGATTGGATTCTCGTCGTTGGTCGTCTGAGGTGCAAAAACAATATCAAACTCTGCCGAAAGGAACGTTGCGTCCTCAAATCGCGATCGCAGGTACAATCCAAGTCCAACCAAGCATCCCCGACACTGCTCAATTGCTCCTGCGCCATCAGTCTTTAACCTTAACCCAACTCCTCAAACAGATGAATATTTACAGCAATAACGTCATGGCAGAAATGTTAGGGGAAACTATCGGCGGTGCAGCAGTCGTCTCCCAGATAGCCGCTAAAGCAGCTCATGTTTCTCCTGAAGAAATTCGCCTGATTAACACGTCTGGGTTGGGAGTCGATAACCAGATTTCTCCCCGTGCCGCCAGTAAAATGTTAATCGCTCTCGATCGCAAATTAGATTCTCAACCGATAAGTATATCGGATTTATTCCCACTCAGCGGACGCGATCGCCACGGGACGATGCAGTGGCGTGCCATTCCCTCTGGCGTTGCCATTAAAACTGGCACTCTCGCGCAAGTGAGCGCTTTAGCGGGCGTTATTCCTACCAAAGAACGCGGTTTAGTCTGGTTTGCCATTATCAATCATGGCAACAACATTGAAAGATTGCGAGCAGAACAAGACCGATTATTACAAAATTTATCCCAACATTGGCAAATCATCCCCGCTACAACTACGATTGGCACTGATAATGCTTATTTAGGCGATCCCAGTCGCAATCTAAAAGTTAAAGGATGA
- a CDS encoding BRCT domain-containing protein gives MTNEFVYGIAGSTALLGLLIGGAITYLQLRRSQSKQAAEFLSKQKELEQEKEKILENLTQAEDSNQSLGEQNAQLQNKISQLEENTSQLQQAIATLEKTKSNLEAELKRDREKANDLQRQLGDLERETERVAVALKQKTEKVSELEKQIGNLRKEKERIETSLKQETEKTKSLQQQLQKINQEKQQIQEELQKQINNLKKETEKVSLLQQELQKNTQENQKNQEKLQLQISTIQKQNSELEREKERIEAALKKETEKATSLENQLQQITQEKQQTQESLQIRIDDLQKQNSDLAKERERIEAALKEETERFASLKKQLQQLNQENQKTQERLQEQITNLSQEKEKVEVTLKQETEKVDSLEKELRQLTQETQKDREEANNRIELLQKQLEELKQEKATLLEQQQAKDEWQKQVGQLQKEIASLRQEKEQVESALKQETEKAEDLQKQLKQLAQKTSLKEAEKTTPIVTPQQPTHPPKQEEEIKSELQQISSPEPEKKTTATQKKQKPLEGKKVVILGTLTQVNRDEARTLIQNAGGSVMSSPGAKTDYIIVGKAPGEKLKKAQKLGIPQLSESQFLELLKTSQESA, from the coding sequence ATGACCAACGAATTTGTTTATGGAATTGCAGGATCGACTGCTTTATTAGGTTTATTAATTGGAGGAGCAATAACTTACCTACAACTCCGTAGGAGTCAAAGCAAGCAAGCGGCAGAATTTTTGTCTAAACAAAAAGAATTAGAGCAAGAAAAAGAGAAAATCTTAGAAAATCTCACTCAGGCGGAAGATTCTAATCAATCTCTTGGCGAACAAAATGCCCAACTGCAAAATAAGATTAGCCAGCTAGAAGAGAATACCAGTCAGTTACAACAGGCGATCGCGACTTTGGAAAAAACTAAAAGTAACCTCGAAGCAGAGTTAAAACGCGATCGAGAAAAAGCTAACGATCTACAACGACAGTTAGGCGATCTCGAACGAGAAACTGAACGTGTGGCAGTTGCTCTTAAGCAAAAAACGGAAAAAGTTTCCGAGCTAGAAAAACAAATTGGCAACCTAAGAAAGGAAAAAGAACGTATAGAAACGAGCTTAAAACAGGAGACAGAAAAAACTAAGTCTCTGCAACAACAATTGCAAAAAATAAATCAAGAGAAACAGCAGATTCAAGAAGAATTACAAAAACAAATTAACAACCTTAAAAAAGAAACAGAAAAAGTAAGCTTACTCCAACAGGAATTACAAAAAAATACTCAAGAAAATCAAAAAAATCAGGAGAAATTACAGCTTCAAATTAGTACAATTCAAAAACAAAATTCTGAGCTGGAGCGAGAAAAAGAAAGAATCGAAGCAGCTTTGAAAAAGGAAACAGAAAAAGCGACTTCTCTAGAAAACCAATTACAACAAATAACGCAAGAAAAACAGCAAACTCAAGAAAGTTTACAAATCCGGATCGACGACCTTCAAAAACAAAATTCTGACCTAGCTAAAGAAAGAGAAAGAATCGAAGCAGCTTTGAAAGAAGAAACAGAACGGTTTGCTTCGTTAAAGAAACAGTTGCAGCAATTAAACCAAGAGAATCAAAAAACTCAAGAGAGATTGCAAGAACAAATTACTAATCTCTCTCAAGAAAAAGAAAAAGTAGAAGTTACCTTAAAACAAGAAACAGAAAAAGTTGACTCTCTAGAAAAAGAATTACGTCAGCTAACTCAAGAAACTCAAAAAGATCGAGAAGAAGCTAATAACCGAATTGAGTTGTTACAAAAACAGCTCGAAGAACTAAAACAAGAAAAAGCAACTTTACTGGAACAACAACAAGCCAAAGATGAATGGCAAAAGCAAGTCGGTCAACTTCAAAAAGAAATAGCTAGCCTCAGACAAGAAAAAGAACAAGTAGAAAGTGCTTTAAAGCAAGAAACCGAGAAAGCAGAAGACCTGCAAAAACAGTTAAAGCAACTTGCCCAAAAAACCTCGTTAAAGGAAGCTGAAAAAACCACTCCAATAGTCACACCCCAACAGCCTACTCATCCTCCAAAACAAGAAGAAGAAATAAAATCGGAACTCCAACAAATTTCCTCACCAGAACCAGAAAAGAAAACGACAGCAACTCAAAAGAAACAAAAACCACTAGAAGGAAAAAAAGTTGTTATTCTGGGAACTTTAACCCAAGTCAATCGCGATGAAGCTAGAACTCTGATTCAAAATGCAGGTGGAAGCGTTATGAGTTCCCCTGGCGCCAAAACCGACTATATCATAGTAGGCAAAGCGCCAGGAGAAAAACTCAAAAAAGCACAAAAATTAGGAATTCCTCAACTTTCGGAATCGCAGTTTCTAGAGTTACTCAAAACCTCTCAAGAATCTGCCTGA
- the bcp gene encoding thioredoxin-dependent thiol peroxidase, with protein sequence MNDLLQSGQKAPDFSAKDQNGNLVTLSDFSSQWLVLYFYPKDNTPGCTTQAQDFTASSSEFNALGAKILGASPDSETSHCKFIEKHNLSIQLLSDRDHKIAQAYGAWGLKKFMGKEYMGIIRSTFLINPEGAIAHAWYNVRAKGHAQVVLKKLKELRSL encoded by the coding sequence ATGAACGATCTTCTTCAAAGCGGGCAAAAAGCACCAGATTTTTCTGCCAAAGACCAAAATGGTAATTTAGTAACTTTAAGCGATTTTTCTTCTCAATGGCTGGTGCTTTATTTTTATCCAAAAGATAATACGCCAGGTTGTACGACGCAAGCACAAGACTTTACAGCTTCCTCGTCGGAATTCAATGCTTTAGGCGCTAAAATTCTTGGCGCGAGTCCCGATTCAGAAACTTCCCACTGTAAATTTATCGAAAAACATAATTTATCAATTCAACTGTTAAGCGATCGCGACCATAAAATCGCCCAAGCTTATGGTGCATGGGGATTGAAGAAATTTATGGGCAAAGAATACATGGGCATTATTCGCTCGACTTTCCTAATTAATCCCGAAGGCGCGATCGCGCATGCTTGGTATAATGTACGTGCCAAAGGTCATGCTCAAGTCGTTTTGAAGAAATTAAAAGAGTTAAGGAGCCTCTGA
- a CDS encoding glycogen/starch/alpha-glucan phosphorylase, whose protein sequence is MTMEKTDILKTDSVSVNPVEAIKIQVEDDRTGMSLETLKRAFLDNLFYLQGIGRTEATLYDYYVALAYTVRDRLLHRFLKTLETYKKNQSKLVCYLSAEFLMGRHLGNNLINLGIYDKVRQMMEDLGIDLDEILEQEPDPGLGNGGLGRLAACFLDSLASLEIPAIGYGIRYEFGIFHQKIQDGWQVEVPDNWLRFGNPWEIARPDDTVEVMLGGHTEVFHDERGYAKVVWIPDRTIIAIPHDTPVPGYNTNTVNPLRLWKAEASQDFDFDAFNAGHYDRAVAEKIDAETISKVLYPNDNTPAGRELRLAQQYFFVSASLQDLVRLHLRSNKNLDNFHEKFSIQLNDTHPAVAIAEFMRLLVDKYGYYWDTAWKITQKTFAYTNHTLMPEALERWSVSLFAKLLPRHLEIIYEINHRFLEDVRTWFPGDDELVSRLSLIEEGYHKQIRMAHLACVGSHAINGVAALHTELLKKDTLKDFAKLWPEKFYNKTNGVTPRRWILLSNPKLAKLIAEKIDNGWLKNLDELRKLEEFADDSDFCRRWREIKQENKRDLAAYILKHRGVEVEIDSLFDVQVKRIHEYKRQHLAVLHVISLYNRIKQNPSIDVLPRTFIFGGKAAPGYFMAKLIIKLINSVAEVVNKDPDVRGRLKVVFLPNFSVSLGQRIYPSADLSEQISTAGKEASGTGNMKFAMNGALTIGTLDGANIEIRQEAGSENFFLFGLTAEQVYELKSKGYSPMHYYENNADLKAVLDRIANGYFSHGDRELFKPIVDSLLYDDQYMLLADYQAYIDCQEQVSQAYRDREKWTRMSILNAARMGKFSSDRTIWEYCKEIWDVKPVRIALEPYHQPV, encoded by the coding sequence ATGACTATGGAAAAAACTGACATTTTAAAGACGGATAGCGTATCGGTTAATCCTGTAGAGGCGATCAAAATTCAGGTGGAAGACGATCGCACCGGGATGAGCCTGGAGACTCTCAAACGGGCTTTTCTCGACAATCTTTTTTACTTACAAGGAATCGGTCGGACTGAAGCAACACTCTACGATTATTATGTCGCACTTGCTTATACAGTGCGAGACAGGCTCTTGCACCGCTTTCTGAAAACATTAGAAACTTACAAGAAAAACCAGTCTAAATTGGTTTGCTATCTCTCAGCAGAGTTTCTGATGGGTCGTCACCTGGGTAACAATCTGATCAATCTGGGGATCTATGACAAAGTGCGCCAGATGATGGAAGATTTGGGGATCGACCTCGATGAAATACTCGAACAAGAACCCGACCCCGGCTTGGGGAATGGCGGGTTAGGAAGACTGGCAGCGTGTTTTTTGGATTCTCTTGCCTCCTTAGAAATTCCTGCGATTGGCTATGGCATTCGCTACGAATTCGGCATCTTTCACCAGAAGATTCAAGATGGCTGGCAAGTAGAAGTCCCCGATAACTGGCTGCGTTTTGGTAACCCCTGGGAAATTGCCCGTCCCGACGATACCGTCGAGGTAATGTTAGGCGGACATACCGAGGTTTTTCACGACGAACGAGGATATGCTAAAGTAGTTTGGATTCCCGATCGCACCATTATCGCCATTCCCCACGATACTCCCGTACCGGGATACAATACCAATACCGTCAATCCCCTGCGCTTGTGGAAAGCTGAGGCAAGCCAAGACTTCGACTTCGATGCATTCAATGCCGGACACTACGATCGCGCCGTGGCAGAGAAAATAGACGCGGAGACGATCTCGAAAGTTCTCTATCCCAACGATAATACCCCAGCCGGACGAGAACTTCGCTTGGCACAGCAATATTTCTTCGTCTCGGCATCGCTACAAGATCTCGTTCGCTTGCACTTGCGTAGCAATAAAAATTTGGACAATTTCCACGAGAAATTTTCCATCCAACTCAACGATACTCACCCAGCCGTCGCGATCGCAGAATTCATGCGACTCCTAGTCGATAAATATGGCTACTATTGGGATACGGCTTGGAAAATCACCCAAAAAACTTTTGCCTACACCAACCATACTCTCATGCCAGAAGCCCTAGAGCGCTGGTCGGTGAGTCTGTTTGCCAAACTCCTCCCCAGACACCTAGAAATCATCTACGAAATCAACCATCGTTTTCTCGAAGACGTGCGAACCTGGTTCCCCGGCGACGACGAACTGGTCAGTCGCCTCTCTCTGATTGAGGAAGGATACCACAAGCAGATTCGCATGGCTCATTTAGCCTGCGTGGGCAGCCATGCTATTAATGGCGTTGCCGCACTGCATACGGAACTTCTTAAAAAAGACACTCTCAAAGATTTTGCCAAACTCTGGCCCGAAAAGTTCTATAACAAAACGAACGGCGTTACCCCGCGTCGTTGGATCTTGCTCAGCAACCCCAAGTTGGCTAAGCTAATTGCCGAGAAAATCGACAATGGCTGGCTCAAAAATCTCGACGAACTTAGAAAGCTAGAGGAGTTCGCAGACGATTCTGACTTTTGTCGGCGCTGGCGAGAAATTAAGCAGGAAAACAAGCGCGATCTGGCTGCTTATATCCTCAAGCACAGAGGTGTCGAGGTAGAGATCGATTCGCTCTTTGACGTGCAGGTCAAGCGCATCCACGAGTACAAGCGCCAGCATTTAGCCGTGCTGCACGTGATTAGCCTCTACAACCGCATCAAGCAAAATCCCAGTATCGATGTCTTGCCTCGGACGTTTATTTTTGGCGGGAAGGCAGCTCCAGGCTACTTTATGGCAAAGTTGATTATCAAGCTGATCAACTCGGTCGCCGAAGTCGTCAACAAAGATCCAGACGTGCGCGGTCGCCTGAAAGTGGTCTTCTTGCCCAACTTTAGCGTTTCTTTGGGGCAGCGAATTTATCCGTCAGCAGATTTGTCCGAGCAAATTTCTACGGCAGGCAAGGAAGCGTCGGGTACTGGTAACATGAAATTTGCTATGAACGGTGCTCTGACGATTGGGACGCTCGATGGAGCCAATATCGAGATCCGCCAAGAGGCGGGATCGGAAAATTTCTTCCTCTTTGGTTTGACAGCCGAACAAGTCTACGAACTCAAATCTAAGGGGTATAGCCCGATGCATTACTATGAAAATAACGCCGATCTCAAAGCCGTCCTCGATCGCATTGCTAATGGCTATTTTAGTCACGGCGATCGCGAGCTGTTCAAACCGATCGTAGACTCGCTGCTCTACGACGACCAGTACATGCTCCTAGCCGACTATCAAGCTTACATCGACTGTCAGGAGCAAGTGAGCCAAGCTTACCGCGATCGGGAAAAATGGACGCGCATGTCTATTCTCAATGCAGCACGCATGGGCAAGTTTTCTAGCGATCGCACCATTTGGGAATATTGCAAGGAAATTTGGGACGTAAAACCCGTTCGGATCGCTCTGGAACCCTATCATCAACCTGTGTAA
- the dtd gene encoding D-aminoacyl-tRNA deacylase, giving the protein MRVVIQRVKSSQVTVNGEIVGQIGRGLNLLVGIAPTDTEAELDWMARKCLELRLFPDGENGDRWEKSVREIEGELLVVSQFTLYGDCRKGRRPSFSNSASGQQAEDLYKQFVSKLRSSGLRVETGKFGAMMQVSIENDGPVTLLLEREAS; this is encoded by the coding sequence ATGCGCGTTGTCATCCAGCGAGTTAAATCGTCTCAAGTTACGGTTAATGGAGAGATTGTCGGCCAGATCGGACGGGGATTAAACCTATTGGTTGGGATTGCCCCCACCGATACAGAGGCTGAACTCGACTGGATGGCACGCAAATGTTTGGAATTGAGATTGTTTCCAGACGGCGAAAACGGGGATCGCTGGGAAAAATCGGTACGAGAGATCGAGGGCGAACTTTTGGTAGTAAGTCAGTTTACCCTTTATGGAGATTGTCGCAAAGGTCGTCGCCCATCTTTTAGCAATTCGGCTTCTGGGCAACAAGCAGAAGATTTATACAAGCAATTTGTCTCTAAATTAAGAAGCAGCGGCTTGCGAGTGGAAACGGGGAAGTTTGGCGCAATGATGCAGGTTAGCATCGAAAATGACGGTCCCGTGACGTTGTTATTAGAGCGAGAAGCTTCTTGA
- a CDS encoding GTP-binding protein, which produces MQTVDNQPGTSKVMDAPKHGLPVTIITGFLGSGKTTLLNHILTNEQGLKTAVLVNEFGEIGIDNELIVSTEDNMVALNNGCVCCTINEDLVQAVYQVLERPEKIDYLVVETTGLADPLPVALTFLGTELREMTRLDSIITMVDCANFSLDLFDSQAAYSQIAYGDVIILNKTDLVDEADVDALEIRIRDILKEVHKHKGARILRTQKAKVPLPLILSVGLFESDRYFNPSEAKHEHHHDHDHHDCSHDRDHNHEHHHHYSNHLENDGFTSLSFESDKPLAIRKFQYFLDNQLPENVFRAKGILWFEESPKRHIFHLSGERFTLEDDDWKGQPKNQLVLIGQNLDHEKLREQIENCLCMPPTSRGQGFGK; this is translated from the coding sequence ATGCAAACAGTCGATAATCAGCCAGGTACCTCTAAGGTCATGGATGCCCCGAAACATGGCTTACCCGTAACTATCATTACTGGCTTCTTAGGGAGTGGCAAAACAACCCTTCTCAATCATATTCTGACCAACGAGCAAGGACTCAAGACCGCAGTTCTCGTCAATGAATTTGGCGAAATTGGCATCGATAATGAACTGATCGTCTCCACTGAAGACAATATGGTGGCACTCAACAACGGTTGTGTATGCTGCACCATCAACGAAGATTTAGTACAAGCAGTCTACCAAGTTCTAGAACGTCCAGAGAAAATAGATTATCTAGTAGTAGAAACAACGGGTTTAGCCGATCCCTTACCCGTTGCCCTAACCTTTTTGGGAACGGAATTGCGAGAGATGACGCGATTGGATTCTATCATCACTATGGTAGACTGCGCGAATTTTAGTCTTGACTTGTTCGACAGCCAAGCTGCCTACAGTCAAATTGCCTACGGGGATGTTATTATTCTCAACAAAACCGACTTAGTGGACGAAGCTGACGTAGACGCTTTAGAAATAAGAATTAGAGATATCCTCAAAGAGGTTCACAAACATAAAGGGGCGAGAATTCTGCGCACGCAAAAAGCAAAAGTTCCTTTACCTCTGATTCTTAGCGTTGGACTATTTGAGTCGGATAGGTATTTTAATCCGTCAGAAGCTAAGCACGAGCACCATCACGACCACGACCATCACGATTGCAGTCACGATCGCGACCACAACCACGAACACCATCATCATTACTCCAATCACCTGGAAAATGATGGCTTTACTTCTTTGTCGTTTGAGAGCGACAAACCCTTGGCAATTCGGAAGTTTCAGTATTTCTTAGACAATCAATTGCCAGAAAACGTTTTCCGCGCCAAAGGAATTCTCTGGTTTGAGGAAAGTCCCAAGCGTCACATTTTCCATTTAAGCGGCGAGCGATTCACCCTTGAAGACGACGATTGGAAAGGACAACCGAAAAATCAGTTAGTTCTCATCGGTCAAAATCTAGACCACGAGAAATTACGCGAGCAAATCGAAAATTGTCTCTGTATGCCTCCTACCAGTCGCGGTCAAGGGTTTGGGAAATAG
- a CDS encoding Uma2 family endonuclease, with protein sequence MEDTGTLHLPVPLELTIQLTDEQFFQLCHNNRDLRFERTATGELIIMPPTGGTTGDRNAELTYQLRAWSRQNNLGKSFDSSTGFKLPNGSNRSPDASWLAIERWNALTREQQETFVPLCPDFVVELRSPSDVLTKLQAKMQEYMENGARLGWLIDPQRKVVEIYRPNREVEILRSPRFLSGEDVLPGFILELSEIL encoded by the coding sequence ATGGAAGACACCGGAACTCTACATTTGCCCGTGCCTTTGGAATTAACGATTCAATTAACAGACGAACAATTTTTTCAGCTTTGTCACAACAACCGGGATTTAAGATTCGAGCGCACGGCGACGGGAGAATTAATTATTATGCCACCGACGGGGGGAACCACGGGCGATCGCAATGCTGAGTTAACTTATCAACTAAGAGCGTGGAGCCGTCAAAATAATCTTGGTAAATCTTTCGACTCTTCTACTGGTTTTAAACTTCCCAATGGTTCGAATAGAAGTCCCGATGCTTCTTGGTTGGCAATAGAACGGTGGAATGCATTAACTCGCGAACAACAGGAAACATTCGTTCCTTTGTGTCCCGATTTTGTCGTTGAATTACGCTCTCCTAGCGATGTTTTAACAAAACTCCAAGCCAAAATGCAAGAATACATGGAAAATGGGGCTAGATTGGGTTGGTTAATCGACCCCCAAAGGAAAGTTGTAGAAATTTATCGCCCCAATCGAGAGGTAGAAATTTTGCGATCGCCTCGATTTTTATCTGGCGAGGATGTTTTACCGGGTTTTATTTTAGAGTTATCGGAAATTTTATAA